Proteins from one Capricornis sumatraensis isolate serow.1 chromosome 2, serow.2, whole genome shotgun sequence genomic window:
- the INSRR gene encoding insulin receptor-related protein — MAVPSLWPWVACLLAVLLSLGFGLDTREVCPSLDIRSEVAELRRLENCSVVEGHLQILLMFTATGEDFRGLSFPRLTQVTDYLLLFRVYGLESLRDLFPNLAVIRGARLFLGYALVIFEMPHMRDVGLPALGAVLRGAVRVEKNQELCHLSTIDWGLLQPSPGANHIVGNKLGEECADVCPGLLGATGEPCARTTFSGHTDYRCWTSSHCQKVCPCPRGLACTVRGECCHTECLGGCSRPEDPRACVACRHLYFQGACHRACPPGTYQHESWRCVTAERCASLRSVPGRASTFGIHQGSCLAQCPPGFTRNDSSIFCHKCEGLCPKECKVGTKTIDSVQAAQDLVGCTHVEGSLILNLRQGYNLELELQRSLGLVETITGFLKIKHSFALVSLGFFKNLKLIRGDTMVDGNYTLYVLDNQNLQQLGSWVAAGLTIPVGKIYFAFNPRLCLEHIYRLEEVTGTKGRQNKAEINPRTNGDRAACQTRTLRFVSNVTEANRILLRWERYEPLEARDLLSFIVYYKESPFQNATEYIGPDACGAQSWNLLDVELPLSRTQEPGVTLAPLKPWTQYAVFVRAITLTTAEDSPHQGAQSPIIYLRTLPAAPTVPQDVISTSNSSSHLLVRWKPPIQRNGNITYYLVLWQRLAEDSDLYLNDYCHRGLRLPTSNNDPRFDGEDGELEADREPGCCPCQHPPPGHVLPPLEAQEASFQKKFENFLHNAITIPKSPWKVTSINKSPQRDSGRSRRAAEALRLGGNSSDFKIQEDKVPRERAVLSGLRHFTEYRIDIHACNHAAHTVGCSAATFVFARTMPHREADGIPGKVAWEAASKSSVLLRWLEPPDPNGLILKYEIKYRRLGEEATVLCVSRLRYAKFGGVHLALLPPGNYSARVRATSLAGNGSWTDSVAFYIPGPEEEDSGGLHVLLTVTPVGLMLLILLAALGFFYSKKRNSTLYASVNPEYFSASHMYIPDEWEVPREQISIIRELGQGSFGMVYEGLAQGLEVGEEPTPVALKTVNELASPRERIEFLKEASVMKAFKCHHVVRLLGVVSQGQPTLVIMELMARGDLKSHLRSLRPEAENNPGLPRPALGDMIQMAGEIADGMAYLAANKFVHRDLAARNCMVSQDFTVKIGDFGMTRDVYETDYYRKGGKGLLPVRWMAPESLKDGIFTTHSDVWSFGVVLWEIVTLAEQPYQGLSNEQVLKFVMDGGVLEELESCPVQLQELMQRCWQQNPRLRPTFTHILDSIQEELRPSFRLLSFYHSPGCRGARASLPPTDAEPDSPRTPKEASSDFSPQNGGPGH; from the exons ATGGCAGTGCCCAGTCTGTGGCCATGGGTAGCCTGCCTGCTTGCAGTCCTCCTCTCCTTGGGATTTGGCCTGGACACGAGAGAGG TGTGCCCCAGCCTGGACATCCGCTCAGAGGTGGCGGAGCTGCGGCGGCTGGAGAACTGCAGCGTAGTGGAGGGCCACCTGCAGATCCTGCTCATGTTCACAGCCACCGGCGAGGACTTCCGTGGCCTCAGCTTCCCACGCCTCACCCAGGTCACCGACTACCTGCTGCTCTTCCGGGTCTATGGCCTGGAGAGCCTGCGTGACCTCTTCCCCAACCTGGCGGTCATCCGCGGTGCCCGCCTCTTCCTGGGCTACGCGCTGGTCATCTTCGAGATGCCACACATGCGGGATGTGGGGCTGCCGGCGCTGGGGGCCGTGCTGCGTGGGGCTGTGCGTGTGGAGAAGAACCAGGAGCTCTGCCATCTCTCCACCATTGACTGGGGTCTGCTGCAGCCTTCACCTGGTGCCAACCACATTGTGGGCAACAAGCTGGGCGAGGAGTGTGCCGATGTGTGCCCCGGCCTGCTTGGCGCCACCGGTGAGCCCTGTGCCAGGACCACATTCAGCGGTCACACCGACTACAGGTGCTGGACCTCCAGTCACTGCCAGAAAG TGTGCCCCTGTCCCCGTGGGCTGGCCTGCACAGTCAGGGGCGAGTGCTGCCACACCGAgtgcctgggaggctgcagccgGCCAGAAGACCCCCGAGCCTGTGTCGCCTGCCGCCACCTCTACTTCCAGGGCGCCTGCCACCGGGCCTGCCCGCCAGGCACCTACCAGCATGAGTCCTGGCGCTGCGTCACAGCGGAGCGCTGTGCCAGCCTGCGCTCTGTGCCTGGCCGTGCCTCCACCTTCGGCATCCACCAGGGTAGTTGTCTGGCCCAGTGCCCTCCAGGCTTCACCCGTAATGATAGCAG CATATTCTGCCACAAGTGCGAGGGGCTGTGCCCCAAAGAGTGCAAAGTGGGCACCAAGACCATCGACTCTGTCCAGGCAGCACAGGATCTGGTGGGCTGCACCCACGTGGAAGGGAGCCTCATCCTCAACCTCCGCCAAGGCT ATAACCTGGAGCTGGAGCTGCAGCGAAGCCTGGGACTGGTAGAGACCATCACTGGCTTCCTCAAAATCAAGCACTCCTTTGCCCTCGTGTCCCTAGGCTTTTTCAAGAACCTCAAACTTATCCGGGGGGACACCATGGTGGATGG GAACTACACCTTGTACGTGCTGGATAACCAGAACCTACAGCAGCTGGGGTCCTGGGTGGCTGCAGGGCTCACCATTCCTGTGGGCAAGATATACTTCGCTTTCAACCCACGCCTCTGCTTGGAGCACATCTACCGCTTGGAGGAGGTGACTGGCACTAAGGGACGGCAAAACAAGGCTGAGATCAACCCCCGCACCAACGGAGACCGCGCTGCCT GCCAGACTCGCACTCTGCGCTTTGTGTCCAACGTGACGGAGGCCAATCGCATCTTGCTGCGATGGGAGCGCTATGAACCGCTTGAGGCTCGCGACCTACTCAGCTTCATCGTGTACTACAAGGAGTC CCCCTTCCAGAATGCCACAGAGTACATAGGTCCAGATGCCTGTGGGGCCCAGAGCTGGAACCTGCTGGATGTGGAGCTGCCCCTCAGCCGCACCCAGGAGCCGGGGGTGACCCTAGCCCCGCTCAAGCCCTGGACACAGTATGCTGTGTTTGTACGGGCCATCACACTGACCACAGCGGAGGACAGCCCCCACCAAGGAGCCCAAAGCCCCATCATCTACCTCCGAACCTTACCGGCAG cgCCCACAGTGCCCCAGGACGTCATCTCCACGTCCAATTCCTCCTCCCACCTGCTGGTGCGCTGGAAGCCACCGATCCAGCGCAACGGAAACATCACCTACTACCTGGTGCTGTGGCAACGTCTGGCAGAGGACAGCGACCTCTACCTCAATGACTACTGCCACCGCG GCTTGCGGCTGCCCACCAGCAACAACGACCCCCGCTTCGACGGAGAAGACGGGGAACTCGAGGCCGACAGGGAGCCTGGCTGCTGCCCTTGCCAGCACCCACCTCCTGGGCACGTCCTACCACCGCTGGAGGCACAGGAGGCGTCGTTCCAGAAGAAGTTTGAAAACTTTCTACACAACGCCATCACCATTCCCAA ATCCCCTTGGAAGGTGACATCCATCAATAAGAGCCCTCAAAG GGACTCAGGGAGGAGCCGACGGGCAGCCGAGGCCCTCCGGCTTGGGGGAAACAGCTCGGATTTCAAGATCCAAGAGGACAAAGTGCCTCGGGAGCGAGCGGTGCTGAGTGGCCTGCGCCACTTCACAGAGTACCGGATCGACATCCATGCCTGCAACCACGCGGCGCACACCGTGGGCTGCAGCGCGGCCACCTTCGTCTTTGCGCGCACCATGCCCCACA GAGAAGCTGATGGTATCCCAGGAAAAGTGGCTTGGGAGGCAGCCAGCAAGAGCAGTGTTCTCCTGCGCTGGCTTGAGCCACCGGACCCCAACGGACTCATTCTCAAGTACGAAATCAAGTACCGCCGCCTGGGAGAG GAGGCCACAGTGCTGTGTGTGTCCCGCCTGCGATATGCCAAATTTGGGGGTGTCCACCTGGCCCTGCTGCCTCCTGGAAACTACTCTGCCAGAGTTCGGGCAACCTCACTGGCTGGCAACGGCTCCTGGACAGACAGTGTCGCTTTCTACATCCCTGGCCCGG AGGAGGAAGACTCCGGGGGGCTGCACGTCCTTCTCACCGTCACCCCTGTGGGGCTCATGCTGCTCATCCTTCTTGCTGCCCTTGGTTTCTTCTACAGCAAGAAGAG AAACAGCACCCTGTATGCCTCTGTGAATCCGGAATACTTCAGCGCCTCTCACA TGTACATCCCCGATGAGTGGGAGGTGCCTCGGGAGCAGATCTCCATAATCCGAGAACTGGGCCAGGGCTCTTTCGGGATGGTATACGAGGGGCTGGCACAAGGACTGGAGGTTGGAGAGGAGCCCACGCCGGTGGCCCTGAAGACCGTGAATGAGCTGGCCAGCCCACGAGAACGCATTGAGTTCCTCAAGGAAGCCTCTGTCATGAAGGCATTCAAGTGCCACCATGTG GTGCGTCTCCTGGGCGTGGTGTCTCAGGGCCAGCCAACCCTGGTCATCATGGAGTTAATGGCCCGAGGGGATCTCAAGAGCCATCTTCGATCTCTGCGGCCTGAGGCAGAG AACAACCCTGGGCTCCCACGGCCAGCACTGGGAGATATGATCCAGATGGCTGGTGAGATTGCGGATGGCATGGCCTATCTTGCTGCCAACAAGTTTGTGCATCGAGACCTAGCGGCCCGGAACTGCATGGTGTCCCAGGACTTCACTGTCAAGATTGGGG ACTTCGGGATGACTCGAGATGTGTATGAGACAGACTACTACCGCAAGGGCGGGAAGGGGCTGCTGCCTGTCCGCTGGATGGCCCCCGAGTCCCTCAAAGATGGAATCTTCACCACCCACTCTGACGTCTG GTCCTTTGGCGTGGTGCTCTGGGAGATCGTGACCCTGGCCGAACAACCCTACCAGGGCCTATCCAATGAGCAGGTGCTCAAGTTCGTCATGGACGGTGGAGTCCTGGAAGAGCTGGAGAGCTGTCCCGTTCAGCT GCAGGAGCTGATGCAGCGCTGCTGGCAGCAGAACCCGCGCCTGCGCCCCACCTTTACCCACATCCTGGACAGCATACAGGAGGAGCTGAGGCCCTCCTTCCGCCTCCTCTCCTTCTATCACAGCCCAGGATGCCGGGGGGCCCGGGCCTCCCTGCCGCCCACTGATGCAGAGCCTGACTCCCCCCGAACCCCAAAAGAGGCCTCTTCAGACTTCAGCCCCCAGAATGGGGGTCCAGGACATTGA